Proteins found in one Williamwhitmania taraxaci genomic segment:
- a CDS encoding fibronectin type III domain-containing protein, with product MNTPRVVRSARRAVLVMVRITLLVALFFVAGHGVAQENKIWALAKSKGDSVLIRWAPESIPVWQVGIKHGYVIERTELSSSSTDSSGIVMLSKLPVMAYSPAELEMLDKEEPFASVIYETFYSQEFKPALPEQGVGNFLQSYNEMEMRFGFSLFVCDFSTRVARAAGLFFVDKDVKPGKRYAYRISLADSPAGLTVAPGIAVVDAGKETVLAPPTDVVAVFSDRSVKLRWPSFIHKGLYTAYKLERSFDGKQFTPTTELPLVNATREEDPMFFFGNDSVPENNRKVYYRVKGLTPFGEESPASDVVSGMCFGSGEVAATIDTVMDDKRGALVRWTMGGDVKSKKVWLLRSPSSGKPYEPLTKKPLKSDATEFVDAAPLPNNFYKLRLEAADGSATESFPYMYVKTDSMPPVAPTGLMGKIDSAGVVTLSWNANTDADIDSYKVFRGNSLNSTFMDVSNYYQKANIFTDTVNLQTLNKAICYKVVAYDRRYNASDFSKVLLLNLPDTIPPVPCQIVDIEEQRGEVALAFEPSPSSDVATYRLLRRQETDSVGVEVAKWAEKSLPARYNDAPAATDKRYGYTLETVDISGNRNYSLTRYAYVQQEAKLRLRLDGSATGNAIALTWERIGGTNPIYLYRAADEAPFSLLVLLPSSDTGYSDTSLEHGHRYRYLLKVEQQLSIPIIVEF from the coding sequence ATGAATACTCCAAGAGTAGTAAGAAGTGCCCGCCGCGCGGTGCTTGTAATGGTAAGAATTACCCTGCTTGTTGCCCTGTTTTTTGTTGCCGGGCATGGCGTGGCACAGGAGAATAAAATATGGGCTCTGGCCAAGAGCAAGGGCGATTCGGTGTTGATACGGTGGGCACCCGAGTCTATTCCAGTATGGCAGGTGGGCATTAAGCACGGGTATGTGATTGAAAGAACTGAGCTATCGAGCAGCAGCACCGATTCATCCGGTATTGTGATGCTGAGCAAGCTGCCCGTAATGGCCTACTCCCCGGCCGAGCTGGAGATGCTGGATAAGGAAGAACCCTTTGCGTCGGTTATTTACGAAACATTCTACAGCCAAGAGTTTAAGCCAGCGCTCCCCGAGCAAGGGGTGGGTAATTTTCTGCAATCGTATAATGAGATGGAGATGCGCTTCGGCTTTAGCCTTTTTGTGTGCGATTTCTCGACTCGGGTGGCTAGGGCTGCCGGGCTATTTTTTGTGGATAAGGATGTAAAACCCGGGAAGCGTTACGCCTACCGGATTTCGCTGGCCGATAGCCCTGCCGGGTTAACGGTGGCACCCGGTATTGCCGTGGTTGATGCCGGCAAGGAGACGGTTTTAGCTCCGCCCACCGATGTTGTGGCCGTGTTTAGCGATAGGAGCGTTAAACTTCGCTGGCCCTCGTTTATCCATAAGGGATTGTACACCGCCTATAAACTCGAGCGCAGCTTCGATGGCAAGCAGTTTACTCCAACCACAGAACTTCCACTGGTAAACGCTACCCGCGAAGAAGATCCAATGTTCTTTTTTGGGAACGATTCAGTGCCCGAAAACAACCGTAAGGTTTACTACAGGGTTAAGGGGCTCACCCCTTTTGGCGAGGAGAGCCCCGCCTCCGATGTTGTTAGCGGGATGTGCTTCGGCAGCGGTGAGGTAGCGGCTACCATTGATACGGTGATGGACGATAAGCGCGGTGCCTTAGTTCGCTGGACTATGGGCGGTGATGTAAAGAGCAAGAAGGTTTGGCTGCTTAGAAGCCCTTCGAGCGGCAAGCCCTATGAGCCGCTTACCAAAAAACCGCTGAAGAGCGACGCTACCGAGTTTGTGGATGCGGCTCCGCTGCCCAACAACTTTTACAAGCTGCGGCTGGAGGCTGCCGATGGGAGCGCCACCGAGTCGTTTCCCTACATGTATGTTAAAACCGACTCCATGCCCCCCGTTGCCCCCACTGGGCTGATGGGGAAAATAGATAGTGCCGGGGTGGTTACCCTATCGTGGAATGCCAACACGGATGCCGATATTGACAGCTACAAGGTTTTTAGGGGGAATAGCTTGAATAGCACTTTTATGGATGTGAGCAACTACTACCAAAAGGCAAATATTTTTACCGATACGGTGAACCTGCAAACCCTAAACAAGGCCATCTGCTACAAGGTGGTGGCCTACGATAGGCGCTACAACGCCTCCGATTTTTCGAAGGTGCTCTTGCTCAATTTGCCCGACACCATACCTCCCGTTCCCTGCCAAATTGTGGATATTGAGGAGCAACGTGGGGAGGTAGCGCTGGCCTTTGAGCCAAGCCCCAGCAGCGATGTGGCCACCTATAGGCTCTTGCGCCGACAGGAGACCGATAGCGTAGGCGTGGAGGTTGCCAAGTGGGCGGAAAAATCGCTTCCTGCCCGCTATAACGACGCCCCCGCTGCAACCGATAAGCGTTATGGCTACACACTCGAAACGGTAGATATATCGGGGAATAGGAACTACAGCCTAACGCGCTACGCCTACGTGCAGCAGGAAGCCAAGCTGCGGCTACGGCTCGATGGTTCCGCCACTGGCAATGCCATAGCCCTAACCTGGGAGAGGATAGGCGGCACCAACCCCATATACCTCTACCGTGCGGCCGATGAGGCGCCCTTTAGCCTGCTGGTACTGCTACCGAGCAGCGACACGGGCTACAGCGATACCAGCCTTGAGCATGGCCACCGCTACCGCTACCTGCTTAAGGTGGAGCAGCAGCTCTCCATCCCCATTATTGTTGAATTTTAA